A region of Paramormyrops kingsleyae isolate MSU_618 chromosome 17, PKINGS_0.4, whole genome shotgun sequence DNA encodes the following proteins:
- the LOC111837888 gene encoding olfactory receptor 2AT4-like, which translates to MLSVFREHWCQLVMSYQYSNATKVTEFILTGFPGLQPSYFGFISVVLLFVYLAIVGGNSFIFTVIVIERSLQKPTYLLYCNLAVSDLIFATTTLPKVISRYLAEDKIISFPACFLQMFIIHLLGHCNSLLMMIMALDRYVAICNPLRYQMLIKNSTILTLCSISWLFSFMWMVIILIRSVTLPYCNSNIIVQCYCDHFQITNLACVNVNNVQMTAFVEAMIILLGPLAFIIFSYISIIISVLKIADSEGRHKTFSTCSPQLFIIGLYYLPRCFVYIANTINLKISTDVRILMIMLYSLFPPIVNPLIYCFKTKEIKDTLSAKVKKKKLNDKFSVPL; encoded by the exons ATGTTATCAG TTTTCAGGGAACACTGGTGTCAGCTGGTCATGTCATACCAGTATTCCAATGCAACCAAAGTCACAGAGTTTATACTCACTGGGTTTCCAGGACTTCAACCCAGTTACTTTGGATTCATATCTGTGGTTTTACTATTTGTTTACCTGGCCATTGTAGGAGGCAACagctttatttttactgttattgtcaTAGAGAGAAGTCTTCAAAAACCCACTTATCTCCTGTATTGCAACCTGGCTGTGTCAGACCTAATCTTTGCCACCACCACCTTGCCCAAAGTTATTTCCCGGTACTTGGCAGAGGACAAGATCATCTCTTTCCCTGCCTGTTTTTTACagatgtttattatacatttattagGACACTGCAATTCACTGCTGATGATGATAATGGCTCTTGATCGTTATGTTGCCATATGCAACCCCCTCAGATACCAAATGCTTATTAAAAATTCCACCATTCTGACCCTGTGCAGCATATCCTGGCTATTTTCATTTATGTGGATGGTCATCATACTTATTCGCTCAGTCACTTTGCCCTACTGCAACTCTAACATCATTGTACAGTGCTACTGTGACCATTTCCAGATAACCAACCTAGCATGTGTCAATGTAAATAATGTTCAAATGACAGCTTTTGTTGAAGCCATGATTATATTGTTAGGTCCACTTGCTTTTATAATATTTTCTTACATCTCAATCATTATCTCAGTTTTAAAAATTGCAGACTCAGAGGGACGGCACAAAACCTTCTCCACCTGCAGTCCACAGCTATTCATCATAGGCCTCTATTACCTCCCCCGGTGTTTCGTTTATATTGCAAACACCATAAACCTGAAGATCAGCACAGATGTGCGCATCCTGATGATCATGCTGTACAGCCTCTTTCCCCCCATTGTGAACCCTCTGATATACTGCTTCAAAACCAAAGAAATTAAGGATACTTTG TCTGCGAAAGTTAAGAAGAAGAAGTTAAATGACAAATTTAGTGTGCCATTATAA
- the LOC140579231 gene encoding olfactory receptor 52E8-like has protein sequence MEPPKHILEFVVLGFPGLQPGYNGPVSALMFFVFLAIIADIAFATTTLPKMIARYWAEAKTVSFTACFLQMFLVHFLGSVNSVLLMIMALDRYVAICNPLRYHVFIKNSTILALCGLAWLICLFLMALLVYQAVSLPYCSSNVIVQCYCDHIGITRLACENVKEVQLTAFIVAMTILLCPLAFIIFSYISIIISVFKIADSEGRYKTFSTCSPQLFIIGLYYLPRCFVYIANNINLTISTDFRILMIMLYSLFPPMVNPLIYCFRTKEIKDTLVRRWKIRKVGTVAGIPVKFWIRK, from the exons ATGGAGCCTCCAAAGCACATACTGG AGTTTGTTGTACTAGGGTTCCCAGGACTTCAGCCTGGGTACAATGGACCtgtctcagcccttatgttctTTGTCTTTCTGGCCATTATAGCAG ACATTGCTTTCGCCACCACTACCCTGCCAAAAATGATTGCCCGGTATTGGGCTGAAGCTAAGACTGTATCCTTCACTGCCTGCTTCTTGCAAATGTTCTTGGTTCATTTTTTGGGGTCtgtaaattcagttttattaatGATAATGGCTCTTGATCGCTATGTTGCCATATGTAACCCTCTCAGATATCATGTGTTCATTAAGAACTCCACCATTCTGGCCCTGTGTGGCCTGGCTTGGCTCATATGTCTTTTCTTAATGGCTTTGCTTGTATATCAGGCCGTCTCTTTGCCCTACTGCAGCTCAAATGTCATCGTACAGTGTTACTGTGACCATATCGGTATAACCAGACTAGCGTGTGAAAATGTAAAGGAGGTTCAACTGACAGCTTTCATTGTAGCCATGACAATACTGCTATGTCCACTTGCTTTCATAATATTTTCTTACATCTCAATCATTATATCAGTCTTCAAAATTGCAGACTCAGAGGGACGATACAAAACCTTCTCCACCTGCAGTCCACAGCTATTCATCATAGGCCTCTATTACCTCCCCCGGTGTTTCGTTTACATCGCAAACAACATAAACCTGACGATCAGCACAGATTTCCGTATCCTGATGATCATGCTGTACAGCCTCTTTCCTCCCATGGTGAACCCTCTGATATACTGCTTCAGAACCAAGGAAATCAAGGATACTTTAGTCAGGAGATGGAAAATCAGAAAGGTTGGGACTGTAGCTggcatacctgtcaagttttggattcgaaaataa
- the LOC111837890 gene encoding olfactory receptor 52E8-like — translation MTSSMNSSSNFIVRPMSFIISGFSSIPNIKYYYVFLSFIYTATVLGNLFVMVIIYVDQNLHTPKYLVIFNLAMADLGESTALIPKVIETFLFNTQEISYGACLANLFFVFFFNCMQSITLTLLAYDRFVAICVPLRYKSIVTNASMAVILTVLWLFDLTIILFTVALITRLSFCKSTVIDSYFCDHGPMYRLACNDNSLNAVMAIFNIVTFIFLPLTLIGLSYACILVSLFKIASWEGRLKALKTCSSHLILVLVFYIPLVSTYIAARTTSIHRDVRIINTSLSYAIPPMLNPIVYSLNTAEIKDFVRKMFRRKRHNVIGTAFQK, via the coding sequence ATGACATCATCCATGAACTCAAGTTCGAATTTCATTGTGCGACCTATGTCCTTCATTATCAGTGGTTTCTCCAGTATTCCCAATATTAAGTACTACTACGTTTTCCtcagttttatttatactgCCACAGTGTTGGGAAATTTATTTGTCATGGTAATAATCTACGTAGACCAAAACCTCCACACTCCAAAATACCTTGTGATTTTTAACTTGGCGATGGCTGACTTGGGAGAGAGCACCGCCCTTATTCCCAAAGTGATTGAAACCTTTCTTTTTAATACACAGGAAATTTCCTATGGTGCCTGTTTGGCCAacttgttttttgtatttttcttcaACTGCATGCAATCCatcactctcactctcctgGCATATGACAGATTCGTAGCAATTTGCGTTCCACTGCGATATAAAAGCATCGTCACAAATGCATCAATGGCTGTCATTCTCACAGTGTTGTGGCTGTTTGATTTAACAATTATCTTGTTTACAGTGGCCTTGATCACCAGACTGTCTTTCTGTAAATCCACAGTAATTGATAGCTACTTTTGTGACCATGGGCCAATGTACAGACTGGCCTGCAATGACAATTCTTTAAATGCAGTGATGGCAATATTTAACATAGTGACATTCATTTTTCTTCCATTGACATTGATAGGACTGTCATATGCATGTATTTTGgtttcactttttaaaattgCATCATGGGAGGGACGTCTAAAGGCCTTAAAGACCTGTTCCTCCCACCTGATACTGGTGTTGGTATTTTATATTCCATTAGTTAGTACCTATATAGCTGCCAGGACCACCTCCATCCACCGTGATGTCAGGATAATTAATACATCACTCTCATACGCCATTCCCCCCATGTTGAACCCCATTGTATATTCTCTGAACACTGCCGAGATCAAGGACTTTGTAAGGAAAATGTTCAGAAGGAAGAGACACAATGTTATTGGCACTGCATTTCAGAAATGA
- the LOC140579233 gene encoding olfactory receptor 1-like, translated as MGSNKSDLFPVRVGLLRPDFFHISGFSNLPHAKYYFFFLCLVYAVTVLGNSLVTFIIYIDRSLHTPKYMAVFSLAIADLGESTAIFPNVVQNIIFNIHEITYGACLANMFFVYFFNSVQSVMLTVLAYDRFVAICFPLRYHSIVTNKSMGIIVTVGWIFNCTYMIVGIIFIIKLSFCKSTVIDSYFCDHGPIYRLACNDNTPSITLVKVYIVLHLFLPMFVISLSYASILLALSKIASWEGRLKALKTCFSHLILVSVFYIPLLGIYIAGIYIPINPSARIINTSLSYGVPAMLNPIVYSLNTAEIKEFVKKMFRRNRHKGIVPTIVK; from the exons atgggcagcaataagtcggacttgtttccggtgagggttggactcc TGCGTCCAGATTTTTTCCATATCAGTGGATTTTCTAATTTGCCTCATGccaaatattattttttttttttgtgtttagttTACGCTGTGACTGTATTGGGAAACTCCTTGGTCacatttattatttacataGACCGTAGTCTACACACCCCAAAGTATATGGCAGTATTTAGTTTAGCTATAGCTGACTTGGGTGAGAGCACAGCTATTTTTCCTAATGTGGTTCAAAATATTATATTCAATATACATGAAATTACCTATGGTGCTTGCTTGGCAAAtatgttttttgtatatttcttcAACTCCGTCCAGTCTGTCATGCTTACTGTTCTAGCATATGACAGGTTTGTTGCAATTTGCTTTCCATTGAGATACCACAGCATTGTGACGAATAAATCGATGGGTATTATTGTCACTGTTGGATGGATATTCAATTGTACCTACATGATTGTTGGAATAATTTTCATCATCAAACTGTCCTTCTGTAAATCTACAGTGATCGATAGCTATTTCTGTGACCATGGACCTATATACCGGTTGGCATGTAATGATAATACTCCAAGTATAACATTAGTAAAGGTATACATTGTATTACATCTATTTTTACCAATGTTTGTAATTAGTTTATCTTATGCAAGCATTTTGCTGGCACTGTCTAAAATTGCCTCCTGGGAAGGACGTCTGAAAGCCCTAAAGACCTGTTTTTCTCACCTAATATTAGTGTCAGTATTTTATATTCCGTTACTGGGCATTTACATAGCTGGTATCTATATTCCAATTAACCCCAGTGCCAGGATAATTAATACATCACTCTCATATGGTGTTCCTGCCATGCTGAACCCTATTGTATATTCTCTGAACACTGCCGAGATCAAggaatttgtaaaaaaaatgttcagaagAAATAGACATAAGGGCATAGTACCCACCATAGTTAagtga